ATTAATTGTCAGGCCATCTCTGGTGTGTGGAGAAGGCGCTATATAAATATGAAAAAGCCCGGATGACCGGGCTTTTCAATACAGAAGCGTGAACTTATTTCAGTTCCAGCTCATTCATTGCAGCGATGCTGAAACCGCCGTCAACGTGAACCACTTCACCGGAGATACCGGCAGACAGGTCAGAGCACAGGAATGCCGCGGTGTTGCCCACATCTTCGATCGTAACGGTACGACGAATAGGAGTAACAGCTTCGCAGTGTGCCAGCATTTTGCGGAAATCTTTGATGCCGGAGGCCGCCAGGGTGCGGATAGGACCAGCAGAGATGGCGTTAACGCGAACACCTTCTGGCCCCATGGAGTTAGCCATATAACGTACGTTAGCTTCCAGAGAAGCTTTCGCCAGACCCATAACGTTGTAGTTAGGGATTGCGCGCTCGGCACCCAGGTAAGACAGAGTCAGCAGAGCTGAGCCTGGGTTCAGCATTTCGCGGCAGGCTTTAGCCATACCTACGAAGCTGTAGGCACTGATGTCGTGAGCGATTTTGAAGCCTTCACGGGTAACGGCGTTAACGTAATCACCATCCAGCTGATCGCCAGGAGCGAAACCGATGGAGTGTACGAAACCGTCAAATTTTGGCCAGGATTTTGCCAGTTCAGCAAACATGGATTCGATGCTGGCGTCTTCAGCCACATCACATTCCAGAACGATATTAGAACCCAGCTCAGCGGCAAACTCTTCAACGCGGCCTTTCAGTTTTTCGGTCTGATAGGTGAACGCCAGTTCGGCACCTTCACGCTTCATCGCTGAAGCAATACCAAAGGCGATTGAGCGGTTGCTGGCAACGCCAGTTACCAGAATGCGCTTACCGGTAAGAAAACCCATAGCTTCTAATCCTTATTGTTGTTACGCAACGACGCCCGCAGTCAGTTAACGGCGGACGCTTAAAGTACGCAGGTTGAAAATGCTTCAAGCTAATAGAAAATTATACCCCACCCGCAACACCCGCTGTCACGCATTTTTTCGGTTTGCCTTGCCTGAAAGCCACAGGTCTTACCATCGCGGAATTTCCAGCCAGCGGGAATTATGGCACATATTCAGCGATCGGCGCGCCATGCATCGGCGGTAAGCGCCTCACCAAAATGCCCTGCAATCAGGCGCTTGGTTAAGTCGTGTAGCGGAGAGGCCAGGACGTCGGCGGTGCTGCCGCGCTCTACAACCTCCCCCTGATGCATAACCAGAACCTGATCGCTAATGTGCTTCATCATGCCTATATGTTGGGTAACGTAGATATAGGAAATACCGTGTTTCTCCTGGAGCTCGAGCATCAGGTTTATCAGCTGTGAACGCATCGACATATCCAGCGAGGCCAGTGCTTCATCGGCAATCAGCACTTTCGGCTGCAAAATAAGCGCCCGGGCCAGGCCTAAACGCTGTTTCTGTCCCGGAGCCAGCATGTGCGGATAATAACTGGCATGGTCAGGCAGAAGACCCACCATCCGCAGCGTTTCGAGAATACGTTTACGGCGTTCCTCGGGTTCAAGATCGGTATTCAGTCGCAGCGGGAAGTCGAGAATCTGCGAGATGCGCTGGCGTGGATTCAGAGAGGTGCTGGGGTCCTGGAAAATCATGCGGATTTTCTGGCAACGGAATGAATAATCCCCATACTCCAACGGGTGATCGTCAATAACCACCTCACCGCTAGTGGGTGCCGTCATGCCGGCCAGCATTTTGGCCAGCGTGGATTTTCCGGAACCATTTTCACCAATAATGGCCAGCGTCTGACGCTCGCGCAGAGTGAAACTGAGTGGTTTTACCGCCTCGACGACCTGACGGTGGAACCATCCGGTGCGATAGCGAAAGGTTTTGCTTAACTGACGAACTTCAAGCAAGGTTTCTACCATATTAATCCCTCTCCAGATTCAACGGGAAATGGCAGGCGAACAGGTGGGTTTTAGAACCTGTAAGGCGTGGGGTTTCGATACATTCGCGCTGAGCGTAGGGGCAGCGCGGGCCGAGGCGACAACCAATAGGCAATTGCTCCAGCAGCGGGATAGCACCATTGAGCGTATTTAGCCGACTTTTATGCGGCATCGGGCTGCCAAAGTCTGGAATAGCGCGAATCAATGCCTGGGTATACGGGTGATGTGGCAGGGTAACTAACTCCTCGCTTGGCCCGGTTTCTACAGTCTGTCCGCAATACATAACGTCAATGCGATCTGCCCATTGATTCAGCATCTGCAAATCGTGGCTGATAAGCAAAATGGTGGTGTTGTTATTTTGATTGAGCCGCGTCAACAGGCGGAATATTTGCGCCTGGGTAGTTGGCTCCATCGCGTTAGTCGGCTCATCGGCTATCAACAGACGCGGCTGGTTGGCCAGGGCAATGGCAATCATCACCTTCTGACATTCACCCTCAGTCAGCTCGTAGGGCAGGCTGCGCATAATATCGCGGTGATCTTTGATACCGACACGATGCAACAGCTCAATAGCGCGCCGTTTACGCCAGCCGAACCGCTGCCACCAGCGGCCTTTCCACGTCCAGCGCGGGATATTTTGGGTTAGCTGCTTGCCGATATGTTCAGAAGGATCGAGACAGGATTGCGGCTCCTGAAAAATCATTGATACGTTATGACCAACCAGGCGACGGCGCTCAC
This genomic interval from Salmonella enterica subsp. enterica serovar Choleraesuis contains the following:
- the fabI gene encoding enoyl-[acyl-carrier-protein] reductase [NADH] produces the protein MGFLTGKRILVTGVASNRSIAFGIASAMKREGAELAFTYQTEKLKGRVEEFAAELGSNIVLECDVAEDASIESMFAELAKSWPKFDGFVHSIGFAPGDQLDGDYVNAVTREGFKIAHDISAYSFVGMAKACREMLNPGSALLTLSYLGAERAIPNYNVMGLAKASLEANVRYMANSMGPEGVRVNAISAGPIRTLAASGIKDFRKMLAHCEAVTPIRRTVTIEDVGNTAAFLCSDLSAGISGEVVHVDGGFSIAAMNELELK
- the sapF gene encoding peptide transport system ATP-binding protein SapF — protein: MVETLLEVRQLSKTFRYRTGWFHRQVVEAVKPLSFTLRERQTLAIIGENGSGKSTLAKMLAGMTAPTSGEVVIDDHPLEYGDYSFRCQKIRMIFQDPSTSLNPRQRISQILDFPLRLNTDLEPEERRKRILETLRMVGLLPDHASYYPHMLAPGQKQRLGLARALILQPKVLIADEALASLDMSMRSQLINLMLELQEKHGISYIYVTQHIGMMKHISDQVLVMHQGEVVERGSTADVLASPLHDLTKRLIAGHFGEALTADAWRADR
- the sapD gene encoding peptide transport system ATP-binding protein SapD, which gives rise to MPLLDIRNLTIEIKTADGWVKAVDRVSLSLNEGEICGLVGESGSGKSLIAKAICGINKDNWRVSADRMRFDDIDLLRLTHRERRRLVGHNVSMIFQEPQSCLDPSEHIGKQLTQNIPRWTWKGRWWQRFGWRKRRAIELLHRVGIKDHRDIMRSLPYELTEGECQKVMIAIALANQPRLLIADEPTNAMEPTTQAQIFRLLTRLNQNNNTTILLISHDLQMLNQWADRIDVMYCGQTVETGPSEELVTLPHHPYTQALIRAIPDFGSPMPHKSRLNTLNGAIPLLEQLPIGCRLGPRCPYAQRECIETPRLTGSKTHLFACHFPLNLERD